The following coding sequences are from one Pelagovum sp. HNIBRBA483 window:
- a CDS encoding ABC transporter ATP-binding protein, with the protein MPLIRIQGLGRVFDVSKPWLNRVVERLPKRHLTAVADVSFDVAEKSVYALVGESGSGKSTIGKMIVGLLNPSTGAVEIDGIDLASEQDAARIERVRSDIQMIFQDPYASLNPRWRVRDIIVEPLAVRKKPTAGVAERLLEQVGLSAEDAEKFPHEFSGGQRQRICIARALASEPRVIVCDEPTSALDVSVQAQVLNLMSDLREEYGLTYVFISHDLTVVQHMADVIGVLYLGRLVEEAPRDELFATPRHPYTQMLFDAAPKMDGFGREVEPPKGEIPDAINPPSGCAFHPRCPMATDICKKQQPEMRGIGAARVACHNAE; encoded by the coding sequence ATGCCATTGATCCGCATTCAAGGGCTGGGGCGGGTTTTCGATGTGTCGAAGCCGTGGCTGAACCGCGTGGTGGAGCGCCTGCCGAAGCGACATTTGACGGCTGTAGCGGATGTGAGTTTCGATGTGGCGGAGAAGTCCGTCTATGCGCTTGTGGGTGAAAGCGGCTCCGGAAAATCGACGATCGGGAAGATGATTGTCGGGCTTTTGAACCCGAGCACGGGGGCGGTGGAGATCGACGGTATCGACCTTGCCTCTGAACAGGATGCGGCGCGGATCGAGCGCGTGCGCAGCGATATCCAGATGATCTTTCAAGATCCCTATGCATCGCTCAATCCCCGTTGGCGGGTGCGTGATATTATCGTTGAGCCGCTCGCCGTGCGGAAGAAACCAACGGCGGGCGTGGCGGAGCGGTTGTTGGAGCAGGTCGGCCTTTCGGCTGAGGATGCGGAGAAATTTCCGCACGAATTTTCGGGCGGGCAGCGGCAGCGGATTTGTATCGCGCGGGCGCTGGCCTCGGAACCGCGTGTGATCGTGTGCGATGAACCGACATCGGCGCTGGATGTCTCGGTGCAGGCGCAGGTGTTGAACCTGATGAGCGATCTGCGCGAGGAATACGGCCTCACCTATGTGTTCATCAGCCATGACCTGACGGTTGTGCAGCACATGGCTGATGTGATCGGGGTGCTGTATCTGGGCCGCTTGGTAGAGGAGGCGCCACGGGACGAACTGTTTGCAACGCCGCGCCACCCCTATACGCAAATGTTGTTTGATGCGGCCCCCAAGATGGACGGGTTTGGCCGCGAAGTAGAGCCGCCGAAAGGGGAGATTCCCGATGCGATCAACCCACCGAGCGGCTGTGCGTTTCACCCGCGTTGCCCGATGGCGACCGATATCTGCAAGAAGCAACAGCCTGAAATGCGCGGGATCGGCGCGGCGCGGGTGGCCTGCCACAACGCGGAATAG
- a CDS encoding ABC transporter permease, protein MLAYVLRRVFQSAIVLLIVGLVAFAMFRYVGDPVDNMLGQERTQADIERLRDRLGLDLPFPVQYWRFLQEAAQGNFGLSYRQGRPVSEILMERAPATLELAAVSGMMALVMGIGLGVFTAIRRRGFSASVIMTLSLVGVSLPTFLIGILLIYLFSVELGWLPSFGRGEVVDVGGWTTGFLTLSGLKALILPSITLGLYQMTLIMRLVRTEMLEVLRQDYIRFARARGLRERAVNFRHALKNTLVPVITITGLQLGSIIAFAIITETVFQWPGVGLLFINAIQFVDIPVMAAYLMLISVMFVGINLIVDLLYFAIDPRLRVDRSGGAGK, encoded by the coding sequence ATGCTCGCCTATGTTCTCAGACGCGTTTTCCAATCAGCGATCGTGCTGCTGATCGTTGGATTGGTTGCCTTTGCAATGTTCCGTTACGTCGGTGATCCGGTCGATAACATGCTTGGGCAGGAGCGCACGCAGGCTGATATCGAGCGGCTGCGCGATAGGCTGGGGCTCGATCTGCCGTTTCCCGTTCAGTACTGGCGTTTCTTGCAAGAAGCGGCACAGGGCAACTTTGGCTTGAGTTACCGGCAAGGGCGGCCCGTATCGGAGATCCTAATGGAACGCGCGCCCGCAACGCTGGAGCTGGCAGCGGTTTCGGGGATGATGGCGCTGGTGATGGGGATCGGGCTTGGCGTCTTTACCGCTATCCGACGACGCGGATTTTCGGCCAGTGTGATCATGACGCTCAGTTTGGTCGGGGTATCATTGCCGACCTTCCTGATCGGGATATTGCTGATTTACTTGTTCTCAGTGGAACTGGGCTGGCTGCCCAGCTTTGGGCGCGGCGAGGTGGTGGATGTTGGCGGGTGGACGACCGGCTTCTTGACGTTGTCGGGCCTGAAGGCGCTGATCCTGCCGTCGATCACGCTGGGGCTTTATCAAATGACGCTGATCATGCGGCTTGTTCGCACCGAGATGCTGGAAGTGCTGCGGCAGGATTACATCCGGTTTGCGCGGGCGCGGGGGCTGCGGGAGCGGGCGGTGAATTTCCGCCATGCGCTGAAGAACACGCTGGTCCCGGTTATTACGATCACCGGCCTTCAGCTTGGTTCGATCATCGCCTTTGCGATCATTACCGAGACGGTCTTTCAGTGGCCGGGGGTTGGGTTGCTGTTCATCAATGCGATCCAGTTCGTCGATATCCCCGTGATGGCGGCTTATCTGATGCTGATTTCGGTGATGTTTGTGGGGATCAACTTGATTGTTGATCTGCTGTATTTTGCCATTGATCCGCGCTTGCGGGTGGATCGTTCGGGAGGTGCGGGAAAATGA
- a CDS encoding DeoR/GlpR family DNA-binding transcription regulator — protein MSQSFRQPEILEIARREGKVTVEGLAAHFGVTLQTIRRDLSDLAEAGRLERVHGGAVLSSGTANIGYAERRALNKDAKRAIARACASEVPNNCSLFLNIGTSTEAVAEALLDHQNLLVVTNNMNVATILAANQSCDVIVTGGQLRRADGGLVGNLAAETIRQFKFDLAVIGCSALDKEGDLLDFDIQEVTVSQTILRQSRKTLLVADHTKFTRSAPARIASLADLDTLFTDAPLPAPLAQSCRSWGTRVVITP, from the coding sequence ATGTCACAATCCTTCCGGCAACCGGAAATCCTCGAAATTGCCCGCCGCGAAGGCAAAGTCACCGTCGAAGGGCTCGCCGCGCATTTCGGTGTCACCTTGCAAACCATCCGGCGTGACCTCAGCGACCTTGCCGAAGCAGGCCGCCTTGAGCGGGTCCACGGCGGCGCGGTGCTTTCTTCTGGCACCGCCAATATCGGCTACGCTGAACGCCGCGCCCTGAACAAGGACGCCAAACGCGCCATCGCCCGCGCCTGTGCGTCCGAGGTGCCCAACAACTGCTCGCTGTTCCTCAATATCGGCACCTCGACGGAGGCCGTGGCAGAGGCGCTTCTGGATCACCAGAACCTGCTCGTCGTCACCAATAACATGAACGTCGCCACGATCCTCGCTGCCAACCAAAGCTGCGATGTCATCGTCACCGGCGGCCAACTGCGCCGCGCCGATGGTGGTCTGGTCGGCAACCTCGCCGCCGAGACGATCCGCCAGTTCAAATTCGATCTCGCCGTGATCGGCTGCTCCGCCCTCGACAAAGAAGGCGATCTTCTCGATTTCGACATTCAGGAAGTCACCGTCAGCCAGACGATCCTGCGCCAATCGCGCAAGACCCTCCTCGTGGCCGATCACACCAAGTTCACCCGCAGCGCCCCTGCGCGGATCGCCTCGCTGGCCGATCTCGACACGCTGTTCACCGATGCCCCCCTGCCCGCGCCTTTGGCGCAGTCCTGCCGGTCATGGGGCACCCGGGTGGTGATTACCCCCTAG
- a CDS encoding LLM class flavin-dependent oxidoreductase: MEFSLFAHMERMTPNRSHEQLNADFIELCKMADDGGMRAVWTGEHHGMDFTITPNPLLPLINIANHTKNLRLGTGTVIAPFWHPIKLAGEAASADLITGGRIELGIARGAYSYEYERLMPGLDAWEAGQRMREMAPLLPKLWAGDCAHEGEFFSFPATTSAPKPLQENGPPIWIAARDPNSHEFGVHNGFNIQVTPLWQGMEEIETLMSRFNAACDSYSGPRPKIMLLHHTYVGKDDADVAHAAQELSQWYCYFGAWFQNKRPVSQGLIQELTADEMAANTMMAPENLHRDLTIGTAQDVIDQIKRYEDLGYDEFSFWNDNGMSFERKRDNLARFIDDVMPAFQ; this comes from the coding sequence ATGGAGTTTTCGCTTTTCGCCCATATGGAGCGCATGACACCGAACCGCTCTCATGAACAGCTCAACGCCGATTTCATCGAACTGTGCAAAATGGCCGACGATGGCGGCATGCGCGCAGTCTGGACAGGCGAACATCACGGGATGGATTTCACCATAACACCCAACCCGCTTCTGCCGCTGATCAACATCGCCAACCACACCAAGAACCTGCGCCTTGGCACCGGCACGGTGATCGCCCCATTCTGGCACCCGATCAAACTGGCGGGCGAAGCCGCGTCCGCTGACCTGATCACCGGCGGCCGGATCGAGCTTGGCATCGCACGCGGCGCGTATTCCTATGAATATGAGCGCCTGATGCCCGGTCTTGATGCATGGGAAGCAGGCCAACGCATGCGCGAAATGGCCCCATTGCTGCCCAAGCTCTGGGCCGGCGATTGCGCCCATGAGGGCGAGTTCTTCAGCTTCCCTGCCACCACCTCTGCGCCCAAGCCCCTGCAAGAGAACGGCCCACCGATCTGGATCGCGGCCCGCGATCCCAACAGCCACGAATTCGGCGTCCATAACGGCTTCAACATTCAGGTCACGCCGCTCTGGCAGGGCATGGAAGAGATCGAAACCCTGATGAGCCGCTTCAATGCCGCCTGCGACAGCTACTCCGGCCCGCGCCCGAAGATCATGCTGCTGCACCACACCTATGTCGGCAAGGACGACGCCGATGTCGCCCACGCTGCGCAGGAATTGTCCCAGTGGTACTGCTATTTCGGCGCATGGTTCCAGAACAAGCGCCCCGTTTCACAAGGGCTCATTCAGGAACTCACTGCCGATGAAATGGCCGCCAACACCATGATGGCCCCCGAAAACCTCCACCGTGACTTGACGATAGGCACCGCACAGGATGTGATCGACCAGATCAAACGCTACGAAGACTTGGGCTATGACGAGTTTTCGTTCTGGAACGACAACGGTATGAGCTTCGAGCGCAAGCGCGACAACCTCGCCCGCTTCATCGACGACGTCATGCCCGCCTTTCAATGA
- a CDS encoding aldehyde dehydrogenase, whose amino-acid sequence MSQKPHYQLFIDGAWVDGADGQVMSSQNPATGTDWATFACAAPSDVERAISAARRALGDPAWRDITQTQRGKLLYRLADLIERNAQHIGAIETTDSGKLLAETATQSAYVADYYRYYAGLADKIEGAVLPIDKPDMHVFTRREPIGVVVAIVPWNAQMFLTATKLGPALAAGCTVALKASEIAPAPMLEFAKLIEEAGFPPGVVSVITGDAENCAIPLTRHPDVDRIAFTGGPETARHVVRNSAENFAVTTLELGGKSPIIVFEDADLDGAANGLIAGNFGASGQSCVAGTRGLVHRSILEKLATLIEEKMQGVVIGDPLSSDTHIGPLCTQAQIAKIESTLAAATAGGARIRFGGTPLDRPGNFMAPTLVECADTSTETLKIEMFGPVMSLLPFDTEEEAIAIANSTPFGLGSGVFTQNVARAHRVSARLKAGICWVNTYRAVSPIAPFGGFDQSGYGREAGQEAILDYTRTKTTWINTSDKPMANPFVMR is encoded by the coding sequence ATGAGCCAGAAACCACATTACCAGCTCTTTATCGACGGCGCGTGGGTCGATGGCGCAGACGGTCAGGTCATGTCCTCGCAAAACCCCGCCACCGGCACGGATTGGGCCACCTTCGCCTGCGCCGCGCCTTCGGATGTGGAACGCGCCATCTCCGCCGCGCGGCGGGCGCTCGGTGATCCCGCATGGCGCGACATCACCCAAACCCAGCGCGGCAAGCTGCTCTATCGTCTTGCTGACCTGATCGAAAGAAACGCCCAGCATATCGGCGCGATCGAGACGACAGACAGCGGCAAGCTGCTGGCAGAAACGGCGACCCAATCCGCCTATGTCGCGGATTATTACCGTTATTATGCGGGCCTCGCTGACAAGATAGAAGGCGCTGTCCTGCCGATCGACAAGCCTGATATGCATGTCTTCACCCGCCGCGAACCGATCGGCGTGGTCGTGGCGATCGTGCCGTGGAACGCGCAGATGTTCCTCACCGCCACCAAGCTCGGCCCTGCCTTGGCCGCTGGCTGCACCGTGGCCCTGAAAGCATCAGAGATCGCGCCAGCGCCGATGCTCGAATTCGCCAAACTGATAGAGGAGGCAGGCTTCCCGCCCGGTGTCGTGTCAGTCATCACAGGCGACGCCGAAAACTGCGCAATCCCCCTCACCCGCCACCCCGATGTCGACCGCATCGCCTTCACCGGCGGCCCCGAAACCGCCCGCCATGTGGTCCGCAATTCCGCCGAGAACTTCGCGGTCACGACGCTGGAACTTGGCGGCAAATCCCCGATCATCGTGTTCGAGGATGCCGATCTCGATGGCGCCGCAAACGGGCTGATCGCTGGCAATTTCGGTGCCTCCGGCCAAAGCTGCGTCGCCGGGACGCGCGGCTTGGTGCACCGCTCCATCCTTGAAAAGCTCGCCACCCTGATCGAAGAAAAGATGCAAGGCGTGGTGATTGGCGATCCACTATCATCCGACACCCATATCGGACCGCTCTGCACACAGGCCCAAATCGCCAAGATCGAAAGCACCCTTGCCGCAGCCACGGCAGGCGGCGCGCGCATCCGCTTTGGCGGCACCCCGCTGGACCGCCCCGGCAATTTCATGGCACCAACGCTCGTCGAATGCGCCGACACCAGCACCGAAACGCTGAAGATCGAGATGTTCGGCCCCGTGATGTCGCTCCTGCCCTTCGATACCGAGGAAGAAGCCATCGCCATCGCCAACAGCACCCCGTTCGGGCTTGGCTCCGGCGTTTTCACGCAAAATGTCGCGCGGGCGCATCGGGTGTCGGCACGGCTCAAGGCCGGTATCTGCTGGGTGAACACCTACCGCGCGGTGTCCCCCATCGCGCCCTTCGGTGGCTTCGATCAATCCGGCTACGGGCGCGAGGCAGGGCAGGAAGCAATCCTTGATTACACCCGCACCAAAACCACTTGGATCAACACATCCGACAAGCCGATGGCCAATCCGTTTGTCATGCGGTGA
- the glpD gene encoding glycerol-3-phosphate dehydrogenase gives MLEARVNSSAETDIRDLFVIGGGINGCGIARDAAGRGLSVTLAEKNDLASATSSASTKLFHGGLRYLEYFEFRLVREALIEREVLLSAMPHISWPMRFVLPYHKDMRFESDTPTSKLLGVIMPWMKGRRPAWLIRLGLFLYDHLGGRKILPPTATLKLKAAPEGAPLEARFETAYEYSDCWIEDSRLVVLNARDAEARGAEVLVRTEVTSARSENGIWHVETRDTETGAVRQVRARMVVNAAGPWVGDVIQSKIGLNSREGVRLVRGSHIVTKRLYDHEKCYFFQGTDGRIIFAIPYETDFTLIGTTDAEHSDPSEKPVCTEAEQDYLLNFANQYFRQTLTRDDVVWTYSGVRPLYDDGASSATAATRDYTLKVDRSAGAPVLNIFGGKITTYRRLAESALEKIAGELDVAKGPWTAGVPLPGGDFPVDGVDALIAELRASYPFLTARWARRLVRAYGTEARDILGAATTVADLGEDFGATLTEAEVRWLMDKEYARSADDVVWRRNKLGLRLSADEIVALDQWVQAARAAA, from the coding sequence GTGCTGGAGGCGCGCGTGAATTCATCGGCTGAGACGGATATTCGTGATCTTTTTGTCATTGGTGGCGGGATCAATGGCTGCGGCATCGCGCGGGATGCGGCGGGGCGGGGGCTGTCGGTGACGCTGGCAGAGAAGAACGACCTCGCCTCGGCAACCTCCTCGGCATCAACCAAGCTGTTTCACGGCGGGTTGCGCTATCTGGAGTATTTCGAGTTCCGCTTGGTGCGGGAGGCGCTGATCGAGCGGGAGGTTTTGCTGAGCGCGATGCCGCATATCAGTTGGCCGATGCGCTTCGTGCTGCCGTATCACAAGGACATGCGGTTTGAATCCGATACGCCGACCTCCAAGCTGCTGGGCGTGATCATGCCGTGGATGAAGGGGCGCAGGCCCGCATGGCTGATCCGGCTTGGCTTATTCCTCTACGATCATCTGGGCGGGCGGAAGATCTTGCCCCCCACAGCGACGCTGAAGCTCAAGGCCGCGCCAGAAGGCGCACCGCTGGAAGCACGGTTCGAGACGGCCTACGAGTATTCCGATTGCTGGATCGAGGATTCGCGGCTGGTTGTGCTCAATGCGCGGGATGCGGAGGCGCGGGGCGCTGAAGTGCTGGTGCGGACGGAAGTGACCTCGGCGCGGAGCGAGAACGGCATTTGGCATGTCGAGACACGCGACACGGAGACGGGCGCGGTGCGGCAGGTCCGCGCGCGGATGGTGGTGAATGCCGCAGGGCCGTGGGTGGGCGATGTGATTCAGAGCAAGATCGGGCTAAATTCGCGCGAAGGGGTCCGGCTAGTGCGGGGCAGTCACATTGTGACGAAGCGGCTTTATGATCACGAGAAATGCTACTTCTTTCAAGGAACCGACGGGCGGATCATCTTTGCCATCCCCTACGAGACGGATTTTACCCTCATCGGCACCACGGATGCGGAGCACAGTGACCCGTCGGAGAAACCTGTCTGCACCGAGGCGGAGCAGGACTATCTGTTGAATTTTGCCAATCAGTATTTCCGCCAGACGCTGACGCGCGATGATGTCGTTTGGACTTATTCTGGTGTGCGGCCGCTCTATGACGACGGGGCGAGCAGCGCGACGGCGGCGACGCGGGACTATACGCTGAAGGTGGATCGCAGCGCGGGGGCGCCGGTGCTGAATATTTTTGGCGGCAAGATCACCACTTACCGGCGCCTAGCCGAAAGCGCGTTGGAAAAGATCGCGGGTGAGTTGGACGTTGCGAAAGGCCCGTGGACGGCGGGTGTGCCGCTGCCGGGTGGGGACTTTCCGGTGGATGGGGTTGACGCCTTGATCGCGGAATTGCGGGCAAGTTACCCGTTTCTGACCGCGCGTTGGGCGCGGCGGCTGGTGCGCGCCTATGGCACCGAGGCGCGGGATATTCTGGGCGCGGCCACCACGGTGGCTGATCTGGGCGAGGATTTTGGCGCGACGCTGACAGAGGCGGAAGTGCGCTGGCTGATGGACAAGGAATACGCCCGCAGCGCCGATGACGTGGTCTGGCGGCGCAACAAGCTGGGGCTGCGGCTGAGCGCGGATGAGATTGTGGCGCTGGATCAGTGGGTGCAGGCGGCGCGCGCGGCGGCGTGA
- a CDS encoding ABC transporter ATP-binding protein, which produces MSETVLSVRDLVVEIPTRRGVLRPVDGVSYDIARGEILGVVGESGAGKSMTGNAVIGLLDRPARITGGEIWLGDTRIDGLSGAPMRKLRGRRIGMIFQDPLTSLNPLLTIGDQLTETILEHLPVTAAEARERAIAGLEEVGIPAARDRIDSYPHEFSGGMRQRVVIALALCAEPELVIADEPTTALDVSVQAQIIALLKRLCRERGVAVMLVTHDMGVIAEAADRVAVMYAGRLAELGPVREVLTRASHPYTAGLMASTPLASQGRRRLRQIPGSMPRLGNLPDGCAFHPRCDYAQDKCRMNPGPHISDGAGRAACWFPLDARKEQEA; this is translated from the coding sequence ATGAGCGAGACGGTTCTTTCGGTACGCGATCTTGTGGTCGAAATTCCGACCCGCCGCGGTGTACTGCGCCCTGTGGACGGGGTGAGCTACGATATCGCGCGGGGTGAAATCCTTGGTGTTGTGGGGGAAAGTGGCGCGGGCAAGTCAATGACCGGCAATGCGGTGATCGGCCTGCTGGACCGCCCCGCACGCATCACTGGCGGAGAAATATGGCTTGGCGACACGCGCATTGACGGGCTGAGTGGCGCGCCGATGCGGAAGCTGCGGGGGCGGCGGATCGGGATGATTTTTCAGGATCCGCTGACATCGCTCAACCCGTTGCTGACAATTGGCGATCAATTGACCGAGACGATCCTCGAACATCTGCCAGTCACTGCCGCCGAGGCGCGGGAGCGGGCGATCGCGGGGCTTGAGGAAGTGGGCATTCCGGCTGCGCGGGACAGGATCGATAGTTATCCGCATGAGTTCTCAGGCGGGATGCGGCAGCGCGTCGTGATTGCCTTGGCGCTATGCGCCGAGCCGGAGCTGGTCATTGCCGACGAACCGACCACGGCGCTTGATGTTTCGGTGCAGGCGCAGATCATTGCGTTGTTGAAGCGGTTGTGCCGCGAGCGTGGCGTTGCGGTGATGCTTGTGACGCATGACATGGGCGTGATCGCCGAGGCCGCAGACCGCGTGGCGGTGATGTATGCGGGGCGTTTGGCCGAACTGGGGCCGGTGCGGGAGGTGCTGACGCGGGCGTCGCATCCCTATACCGCAGGCCTGATGGCGTCGACGCCATTGGCGAGCCAAGGACGCCGGCGGTTGCGGCAAATTCCGGGATCAATGCCGCGTTTGGGCAACTTGCCGGACGGCTGTGCGTTTCATCCACGGTGTGATTATGCGCAGGACAAATGCCGGATGAACCCAGGGCCACATATTTCGGATGGGGCGGGGCGCGCTGCGTGCTGGTTCCCGCTGGACGCCAGGAAGGAGCAAGAGGCATGA
- a CDS encoding ABC transporter substrate-binding protein, whose translation MKTRTGLLAVALLATTAVGASAETLRWARAGDSLTLDPHAQNEGPTHTLAHQIYEPLIIRDMAGQFQPALATDWAPSADDPNVWVFNLRQGVKYHDGADFTAEDVVFSINRAKSENSDMKELLTSIVEVRAADDYTVEIVTDGPNPILSSNLTNLFMMDSGWAEANGAVDVQDVEGGETTYASTNTNGTGPYMLVSREPDVKTVLTQNPDYWGMGEFPLEVTEIVYTPIQNAATRVAALLSGEVDFIQDVPVQDLDRVASTDGLTVKTAPQNRVIFFGMNQGADDIANDNVEGANPLADVRVRRAMSMAINRDAIKQVVMRGQSEPAGMIAPPFVNGWTAEMDAASKTDIEAATALMAEAGYEDGFSIQLDCPNDRYINDEAICQATVGMLAQIGITVNLDAKPKAQHFPLITNDQTDFYMLGWGVPTYDSEYIFNFLVHTRGDERGSWNGTGYANAEVDAMIQSLASETDLDARNATIQAIWDHVQDDQLYIPIHHQVLNWGMTDAVGIEVSPEDDPKMKFFTMN comes from the coding sequence ATGAAAACACGCACAGGTTTACTTGCAGTGGCTTTGCTTGCCACGACAGCCGTGGGCGCATCGGCTGAAACGTTGCGCTGGGCGCGCGCGGGCGATTCGCTGACGCTGGACCCGCATGCGCAGAACGAAGGGCCGACCCATACGCTTGCCCACCAGATTTACGAGCCGCTGATCATTCGTGATATGGCCGGACAGTTCCAGCCCGCATTGGCGACCGATTGGGCGCCTTCCGCTGATGATCCGAATGTCTGGGTCTTTAACCTCCGCCAAGGCGTGAAGTACCATGACGGCGCGGATTTCACTGCCGAGGACGTTGTGTTCTCGATCAATCGCGCGAAGTCCGAGAACTCGGACATGAAAGAATTGCTGACGTCGATCGTCGAAGTGCGGGCGGCGGATGATTACACGGTTGAGATCGTGACGGATGGTCCGAACCCGATCCTTTCGTCCAACCTGACGAACCTGTTCATGATGGACAGCGGCTGGGCCGAGGCCAATGGCGCTGTTGATGTGCAGGATGTTGAAGGTGGCGAGACGACCTATGCCTCAACCAACACCAACGGCACCGGCCCGTATATGCTTGTTAGCCGTGAGCCGGACGTAAAGACGGTGCTGACCCAGAACCCCGACTACTGGGGCATGGGGGAGTTCCCGCTCGAAGTGACGGAAATCGTCTACACCCCGATCCAGAACGCTGCGACCCGCGTTGCGGCGCTGTTGTCGGGTGAAGTGGACTTCATTCAAGACGTGCCGGTGCAAGACCTTGACCGTGTTGCAAGCACTGACGGGCTGACCGTGAAGACCGCACCGCAAAACCGCGTGATCTTCTTCGGGATGAACCAAGGCGCGGATGACATCGCCAACGACAACGTTGAAGGTGCGAACCCGCTGGCCGATGTGCGGGTACGCCGCGCGATGAGCATGGCGATCAACCGCGATGCCATCAAGCAGGTGGTGATGCGCGGCCAGTCGGAGCCGGCTGGTATGATCGCGCCGCCCTTCGTGAACGGCTGGACCGCCGAAATGGATGCCGCGTCGAAAACCGATATTGAAGCGGCGACGGCGTTGATGGCCGAGGCGGGGTATGAGGACGGTTTCTCGATCCAGCTGGACTGCCCGAATGACCGCTACATCAACGATGAGGCGATCTGTCAGGCCACGGTTGGTATGTTGGCGCAGATCGGCATCACCGTGAACCTCGATGCGAAGCCGAAGGCGCAGCACTTCCCGCTCATCACCAATGATCAGACGGACTTCTACATGCTGGGCTGGGGTGTGCCGACATATGACTCCGAGTACATCTTCAACTTCCTTGTTCATACCCGTGGCGACGAGCGCGGCAGCTGGAACGGTACTGGCTACGCGAATGCCGAGGTGGATGCGATGATCCAGAGCCTTGCTTCGGAAACGGATCTGGACGCCCGTAACGCTACCATTCAGGCGATCTGGGATCATGTTCAGGACGACCAGCTCTATATCCCGATCCACCATCAGGTGCTGAACTGGGGTATGACCGATGCCGTGGGCATCGAAGTGAGCCCGGAAGACGATCCGAAGATGAAGTTCTTCACCATGAACTGA
- a CDS encoding MoaD/ThiS family protein codes for MVEVNLWSGMRRFVGDELVVEVEAETIGEMLDALVAAHPALEPIIAQGVSVAVDGEIHVGRHVPIPPGAEVYLMNRLKGG; via the coding sequence ATGGTTGAGGTGAACCTTTGGTCCGGTATGCGCCGCTTCGTGGGTGATGAGCTCGTCGTTGAGGTTGAAGCCGAAACCATCGGAGAAATGTTGGATGCGCTGGTAGCGGCGCATCCGGCGCTGGAGCCGATCATCGCACAAGGGGTATCCGTCGCGGTGGATGGAGAGATCCATGTTGGCCGGCATGTCCCGATCCCGCCGGGGGCAGAAGTGTACCTGATGAACCGTTTGAAGGGCGGCTGA
- a CDS encoding ABC transporter permease — translation MSGTTSSPMRRRLAEIWQSDFVYSFRHAPVALASAGVVLLMVLAAVFAPLIAPFDPFNPATLNLMNGFTPPMEPNAFTGETFWLGTDDQGRDVFSTILFGMRISLFVGFAAVMLALVLGVVLGLLAGYLGGWTETVIMRVADVQLTFPAILVAMLIFGIAKGITPPEYRDQMAIWVLILAIGLSDWVQFARVVRGATLVEKNKEYVQAARLIGRAPLAIMLRHILPNVLNPVLVIATISLALAIIAEATLSFLGVGAPPTQPSLGTLIRIGQGFLFSGEWWILLFPAATLLALALSVNLLGDWLRDALNPRLR, via the coding sequence ATGAGTGGAACGACGTCCTCCCCAATGCGGCGGCGGCTGGCAGAAATCTGGCAAAGTGATTTCGTCTATTCTTTCCGCCATGCGCCGGTGGCCTTGGCCTCGGCTGGCGTGGTCTTGCTGATGGTGCTGGCGGCGGTTTTCGCGCCGTTGATAGCGCCGTTTGATCCGTTCAACCCAGCGACGCTGAACCTGATGAACGGGTTCACCCCGCCGATGGAGCCGAACGCCTTTACCGGCGAAACCTTCTGGCTTGGCACCGACGATCAGGGGCGGGATGTGTTCTCCACGATCCTGTTTGGCATGCGCATTTCGCTGTTTGTGGGTTTTGCGGCGGTGATGCTGGCGCTTGTGCTGGGCGTGGTGCTGGGCCTGCTGGCCGGCTATCTGGGTGGCTGGACCGAAACGGTCATCATGCGGGTGGCAGACGTGCAGCTGACCTTTCCGGCGATCCTTGTGGCGATGCTGATCTTCGGGATCGCGAAGGGGATTACGCCACCTGAATACCGCGACCAGATGGCGATTTGGGTGCTGATCCTCGCCATCGGACTGAGTGACTGGGTGCAGTTCGCGCGGGTGGTGCGGGGCGCGACGCTCGTTGAGAAGAACAAGGAATATGTGCAGGCGGCCCGCCTGATTGGCCGCGCGCCGCTTGCGATCATGCTGCGCCATATCCTGCCCAACGTGCTGAACCCTGTGCTGGTGATCGCGACGATCAGCCTTGCGTTGGCGATCATCGCGGAGGCGACGCTGTCATTCCTCGGCGTGGGCGCGCCACCGACCCAGCCATCGTTGGGGACGTTGATCCGTATCGGGCAGGGATTCCTGTTCTCGGGTGAGTGGTGGATTTTGCTATTCCCAGCGGCGACGCTGTTGGCGCTGGCGCTGTCGGTCAACCTGTTGGGAGACTGGTTGCGCGACGCTTTGAACCCGAGGCTGAGATAA